One Oryza glaberrima chromosome 11, OglaRS2, whole genome shotgun sequence genomic region harbors:
- the LOC127753711 gene encoding uncharacterized protein LOC127753711: MAASPAWGDLPLLVVGEILLRLPSAADRVHCAAVCRRWKEAAEAEAEAARLTYLSEAEAEAMEMAKAWGPLPRVARMAQGALDPSLSDAGAGADAAPPRPWAEILRRLVAHVEGQEAEAVDGEEAGADAAPRRPWAEILRRLVAHAEGQGAEVEAVDGEEAKETTLRLAREVVDLLSHAEADEAPTDEAEVEALHMARKLLDRLLSHARPEEVEEDAEQEALRMLRVVLRRLISIAEAKQAAAGSPPWAELPYDVISEILIRLPLLADYSHCSVMCVNWYHASLEYPFVLPQLFMMTTADKPAMLSLVDGTTRMVRGFPDFSRSARLVSSFSGSWVAAALDQVRANVLLRFDAMHLIDLPDHFQHQRLPHMLVHAIALNTCPADDVSSSYMAAAIITGDYPIAFWRPGIGQWVPPVLDNWRPREPIEDLIYFSSDLHDGFYLLHGHEELVALVPEYGDDGGPVRSSDDSFHVRLVRYVFYAEAQQMAQRDPTERIVARYLMVSREQLLMVRRYANPGQHTTWFEIFSLEGQHALGPDLVGATWRRCPVLTGRLLFLARGCSVAMETGFSDRQSSIYFLDDTLSFRDVELILDGYYDVPLS; the protein is encoded by the coding sequence ATGGCGGCGTCACCGGCATGGGGAGACCTGCCTCTCCTCGTGGTCGGAGAGATTCTCCTCCGCCTTCCTTCTGCCGCCGATCGAGTTCATTGCGCCGCTGTATGCAGGCGctggaaggaggcggcggaggcggaggcggaggcggcgcggctgaCTTATCTATccgaggccgaggcggaggcgatgGAGATGGCGAAGGCGTGGGGGCCGTTGCCGAGGGTCGCGCGCATGGCCCAGGGCGCGCTCGACCCTTCCCTCTCCGACGCGGGCGCGGGTGCGgatgcggcgccgccgcgtccgtggGCGGAGATCCTCAGACGCCTCGTCGCTCACGTGGAGGggcaggaggcggaggcggtggatggggaggaggcgggcgcggaTGCTGCGCCGCGGCGTCCGTGGGCGGAGATCCTCAGACGCCTCGTCGCTCACGCGGAGGGGCAgggggcggaggtggaggcggtggatggggaggaggcGAAGGAAACGACGCTGCGGTTGGCCCGCGAGGTCGTCGACCTCCTCTCTCACGCCGAGGCGGATGAGGCCCCAACGGatgaggcggaggtggaggcgctgcACATGGCGCGGAAGCTGCTCGACCGCCTCCTCTCTCATGCGAGGCCGGAGGAGGTAGAGGAGGACGCGGAGCAGGAGGCGCTGCGCATGCTCCGCGTGGTTCTCCGCCGCCTCATCTCTATCGCCGAGGCGAAGCAGGCAGCGGCGGGGTCGCCGCCGTGGGCGGAACTACCCTACGATGTGATCAGTGAGATTCTCATTCGTCTCCCCTTGCTGGCAGATTACTCCCACTGTTCTGTGATGTGCGTCAACTGGTACCACGCCTCGCTGGAGTACCCCTTCGTTCTGCCTCAGTTGTTCATGATGACTACCGCCGATAAACCTGCTATGCTCAGTTTGGTGGATGGTACTACCAGGATGGTGAGAGGGTTTCCAGATTTTTCCCGCTCTGCACGTTTGGTGAGCTCGTTCTCTGGTAGCTGGGTTGCCGCAGCACTCGATCAGGTTAGAGCGAATGTGCTCCTGAGATTTGATGCCATGCACCTGATAGATTTACCAGATCATTTCCAGCACCAGCGCTTGCCCCACATGCTAGTTCATGCTATAGCACTCAACACTTGTCCCGCAGATGATGTCTCCAGCAGCTACATGGCAGCTGCCATTATAACTGGTGACTACCCCATTGCCTTTTGGAGGCCAGGTATAGGCCAGTGGGTGCCACCGGTATTGGATAATTGGAGACCACGTGAACCAATTGAGGACTTGATTTACTTTAGCAGTGACTTACATGATGGATTTTATCTACTGCATGGACACGAAGAGCTAGTTGCTTTAGTGCCCGAGTATGGCGATGATGGAGGCCCGGTTCGCTCTAGTGATGATTCATTTCACGTGCGCTTGGTGAGATATGTGTTTTACGCAGAGGCACAGCAAATGGCACAACGTGATCCTACGGAGCGTATCGTTGCGCGATATCTTATGGTTTCTAGAGAACAGCTTCTTATGGTCCGGAGGTATGCAAACCCTGGACAGCATACCACCTGGTTTGAGATCTTTAGTCTGGAGGGTCAGCACGCCTTGGGGCCTGACTTAGTTGGAGCAACATGGCGGAGGTGTCCTGTTTTGACTGGCCGACTACTCTTCTTGGCCCGTGGCTGCTCGGTTGCGATGGAGACAGGCTTTAGTGATAGACAGTCCAGCATCTATTTTTTGGATGATACATTAAGCTTTAGAGATGTTGAGCTTATACTTGATGGATACTATGATGTACCCTTGTCATGA